The genomic DNA GAGAACAGGGCCTGCAGCGAGCCGAAGAACGCCGCCCAGATCGCGAGCTGGTAGAGGTACACCAGCACCGGGGAGATGACGGAGAAGAAGGCCGCCTGGTTGGTGAGGATGTTGTCGTCGGCGGGGACCTCCTGGCCTGCACCGGTGCCCAGCACGATGTCGCCCAGGATGATGAAGGTCAGCGCCAGGATCGTCACGGAGACGAAGGAGGCGAGCACGTCGAGCTTGACGGCGCGCAGCCAGGCGCGGCCGTTGTCCACGTTCTCCGCGTCCTCGGCCAGCGGGATGCGGGCCTGGTCGGTGTCCAGGCGGTTGAGCTTCTCCTCGAGCTCGGCATGATTCGGGGTGCCGAGCATGCCCCAGCGCTTCGCGCGCAGCGAGCCGACGTAGCCGATGTAGTCGTAGCTGCCGCCGCCGAGGGCGCCGAGGTAGGCGATGATCTCGAGCGGGATCGGCCGGGCCGCGACGTCGGGATAGCCCTCCCGCACCCACGCCGGATACTCGCTGGGAATGTTCGGGATCAGCCCGTGCAGGGCCTCGACCCACGGCGGGTTGGAGACGAAGACCGCGACGAAGGCGAAGACGATCATGAGTCCCACCACGACCGTCTGGAAGTTCTCGACGATCTTGAAGCTGCGCACGAACACGGTGACGAAGCCGATGACACCCCAGATCATTCCCCAGATCATGGGATCGATGTCGGTGTGGAAGGTCCAGTTCGACCACTGTCCGAGCCCCTTGAAGTAGGCCACGGCCCAGGAGGGGAAGCAGGCCACGGCGAGGACTCCGAGCAGCAAGGCCAGCCAGTTCCGGGGCCCGGGGATGATCTGGGCCCAGCGCTGGAACGGGTGCTCGCCGGTGAGGGTGATGTAGCGGGCGCCGGAATAGACGATGGCGGCCTTCATGATCGCGCAGAGCACGAAGGTCCAGATGATGGCCACGCCGAAGACGGCGCCGCCGCGGGAGGCGGAGAACACCTCGCCGTTGCCGATGGTGACGGAGGCGAGGATCATGCCGGGCCCGGTGAAGGCCAGCAGGTTCCCGAAGCTCCATTTCTTCAGTCGGGGGTCCGCCTCGGGGAAGCGCAGCTCCCCGAGCCCGAGCTTCTCAGGCTGTCCTGTGGTCATGTCAGCTGGTCCTCCTTTGGGCCAGTCGTCGGATGTCTCCGGGGGAGAGCGCTGTCGTCGGCCGGGACGCGCCACGATCGTGCGGCCCGTCCCCGGTGTCATCCGGAAGCGCCCTCGCTCCAGCCAGGTGAAACCTGGCTCACATTCGTGGCGAACCTAGGCCGTGCAGCGGCCCGTGTCAACCAGTTCCTACAGGATCGTGGATCGAGCAAGGTCGCGAGAGCTGCGTCCGACCTTCGGAAGAGATGACGCGTGGCACCGAGGCCCTGACGAGAGGTGCCTCTCCGTCGTGCGCTCGAGTGTCCTCGTCGACGCGAGGGGAGTGGTGGCAGAATGGAGGATGACGGCTTGCTGCGCGGACGGCCCGCCGTCGGTCGGGGCCGACCGGTCGGGAGCGCCCGGCTGGGACTGACCCTCTCGCACCGCTCGGCAATATCCAATAGGATTGTGAGACATCAGCAGGGCCAGGTGGCCGCCCGGGATGCCCCGGAGCGGCCCTTGGCGGCACAGGCGCCCTCCTCCGTGGCGGCGCACAGCTCGGACGAAGGAGTTCTCCATGACCATCTCCACCGTGACCATCGTCGGCGCCGGCTACATGGGCGGCGGCATCGCCCAGGTGCTCGCCATCGCCGGCTTCGACGTGACCATCGCCGATGTCAGCGTCGAGACCGCCAACGCCTCCCTCGAGCGCCTCCAGAAGGAGGCGCGCGACTTCGAGGAGCAGGGCCTGTACTCGCCGGGCAGCGCGGACCTCGTCGCGAAGAACATCTCCGCCGGCAAGCCTCTCGCGGAAGCGGTCGCCGAGGTCGACTTCATCGAGGAGGCCGTCTTCGAGCGCCTCGACGTCAAGCGCGACGTGCTCGCGACCATCTCCCAGCACGCCCGGCCCGACGCCATCATCGGCACCAACACCTCGACCATCCCGGTCAAGGAGCTCGAGAGCGCCGTGCAGCATCCCGAGCGGTTCCTCACCGTCCACTTCTCCAACCCGGCGCCCTTCATCCCCGGCGTCGAGCTCGTGGCCGGGGCCTCCACCACCGCGGAGGCCGTCGAGGCCGTCAAGGAGCTGCTGGCGACGTCCGGCAACCAGGGTGCCCAGGTCGCCGACACTCCCGGCATGGTGCTCAACCGCCTCCAGTACGCGCTGCTGAAGGAAGCCACCTCCGTCGTCGAGGAGGGCGTCGCGACCGCCGAGGACGTCGACACCATCGTGCGCACCACCTTCGGCTTCCGCCTGGGTTTCTTCGGGCCCTTCGCGATCGCCGACCAGGCGGGGCTGGACGTCTACGCGAACTGCTTCGTGACCTTCGAGGACGCCTTCGGGGAGCGACTGGCGACCCCGCAGCTCCTCACCGACGCCGTCGCCGGGGACCGCAAGGGCGTCAAGAACGGCAAGGGCCTGCTGGGCGACTACGACGAGAACGCCTCCGCCGAGCTGATCGCCTACCGCAACAAGGCCTACGCGAAGATGTCGCAGCTGCTCGCCGAGCTCGGCCCGGCGCCGAAGGCCGCCCCGCAGGCCGACTGACCTCCCGCCGGGCCCGACGCTCGGCGCCCTCCCGGACCGGGACCCTGTGCCTGCGCGCAGGGTCCCGGGTCCTTACACCCCTGACCGCGCCCGTCGCGGGCACCACACAGATCACTGGAGATCCACCCCGTGGAAGAACTCGTCCTCGCGGACCGGCCCGTCTGGCTGCTCCTGTCGATCGCCGTCGTCGCGATCACCGTCCTGCTGGTCCTCATCATCAAGGCCCGACTGCACGCCTTCTTCTCCCTGCTGATCGTCGCCGTGGCCACCGGCCTCGCCGCCGGCATCGGCGTCGGCGACGTCATCGAGGTGGTGATCGACGGCTTCAGCTCCACGGTAGGCACCGTCGCCCTCCTGGTCGGCTTCGGTGCCGTGCTGGGCAGACTCATCGAGGTCACCGGCGGCGCCCAGGTGCTCGCCGACAAGATGCTCAACACCTTCGGGGAGGCGCGGGCGCCGCTCGCGCTCTCGGTCGCGTCGCTGTTCTACGCGTTCCCGATCTTCCTGGATGCCGGCTTCATCGTCATGCTGCCAGTCATCTACACCGTGGCCCGCCGCCTCGGCGGCTCGTTCATGCTCTACGCACTGCCCTCGATCGCGTCGTTCATGATGATGCACGCGCTGCTTCCCCCGCACCCCGGGCCCACGGCCGCAGCCACCGTGATGGGCGCCGACATCGGCCTGGTCGTGCTGATGGGACTGCTCATCGGCCTGCCCACCTGGTACTTCGGCGGTTACCTGGTGGCACGCGCGATCTCCAAGCGCTTCCCCGACACCCCGGTCCCGGCCCTGCTCGGCGAGCCCCGCGACGTGCCGGTCGACGAGCGTCCCAAGTTCGGCGCGATCGTGATCGTGCTGCTGCTCCCGCTTGTGCTGATCTTCTTCAACACCGCCTTCTCCACGGCCGAGCAGTCCGGCGCGGTGAGCGCGGACAACGTCTTCTACCAGGTGTCCCGCCTGATCGGGGAGACCCCTGTAGCCCTCGCGCTCTCCGCGCTGCTCGCGATGCTCGTGCTCTACGTGATCCCTCGACGTCGTCGGGGCGAGGAGACCGGCGGGGTCCTCGAGGAGCTCGTGGACGACGCCCTCTCACCTGTCTGCTCGATCATCCTGATCACCGGTGCGGGCGGCGCCTTCGGAGCGATCCTCACCGAGACCGGTATCGGCGAGGAGGTCGCGAACGGTCTCGACGCGATGGGGCTCCCGCTCATCGTCGCCGCCTACCTGGTCACCATGGCGATGCGCATCGCGCAGGGCTCGGCCACGGTCGCCGCCACCACCGGCGCCTCGATCATGGCACCGGCGATTCTCGGCGGCGACTTCAACTCGATCGCCGTCTCCGCCATGGTGATCACCATCGGCGCGGCCTCGATCGGCTGGTCGCACGTGAACGACTCCGGCTTCTGGCTGATCGGCAAGTTCTGCGGCTTCGACACGGCGACCACCTTCAAGACCTGGTCGGTGGTCGGCACCACGATCTCGCTGGTCGCGTTCGCGCTGTCGGCGGTCGTCTTCGTCCTCGCCGCCTGAGAGCGGACCCCGCCACACCGGCGACGGTCGAGTTCCGGGCCGCGACTGCGCGAGGATTGGCCCGGAACCCGAACGACGTCAGTCCCTCGAACCCGGAAGTTGGTCCCTGTGCCCGAGAACGCCGACCGCCGTCTGCTCGTCCTCGACGACGACCCCACCGGCTCGCAGTGCGTCGCCCACGTCGACGTCGCCTTCGACCTGGACCCGGAGATCCCTCGTGGCGTCCTGGCCGAGCCCGGGGCCACCTGCTTCGTGCTCACCAACACCCGCGCCCTGGGGGAGGCGGAGGCCGTGTCCCTGAACCGCCGGATCCTCGCCGGTGTGCTCGCCGGGCCCGGCGCCCCGGAGGGTCTGCACGTCGTCTCCCGCTCGGACTCTACGCTGCGCGGCCACGTGATCGCCGAACCGACCGCCATCGCCGAGGAGCTCGCCGCCCACGGCCACAAGGTCGACGCGATCCTGCTGGTCCCGGCCATGCTCGAGGCCGGTCGCTTCACCGAGGGCGACGTGCACTACGCGGTCGTCGACGGCCGGGCCCTCCGCGTCGAGGACACCGACTTCGCCCGCGACGCCACCTTCGGCTTTGCTCATTCCGACCTGCGGGAGTTCCTCGAGGAGCGGTCCGGGGGAGCGGTGCGGGCGGCCGACGTGCTGAGCATCGGCCTCGAGGACATCCGGACCGGCGGGGTGGACCGCGTCGAGGAGATCCTCGCCGGGGCCCGGGACCGGCGCTGGGTCGTCGTCAACGCCACCGAGTACTCCGACATGGAGGTCGTCGCGGCCGCCGTGGCTCGGCGCGAGGCCGATGGCCGCACGCTCATCACCCGCTGCGGGCCCTCCTTCGTACGGCCCCTCGCCGGCCAGAGCGGCGCACAGGTGGTGGGGCCGGAGTCGATCTCGATCCCCGACGGGCGCCTGGACCACGGCCTCGTCGTCGTCGGCTCCCACGTCGGGCTCACCACCACGCAGCTGCGCGCCGTCCAGGACCGCGGCACCCTCGTCGAGGTGGAGCTCGACGTGCCCTCCCTGCTCGACGAGCGGCGCGAGCAGCACCTGGAGGAGGTGGCCGCTTGCGTGCGCGAGGCGCTCCAGGCCGACGACTGCGTGCTCTACACCAG from Brachybacterium sacelli includes the following:
- a CDS encoding 3-hydroxyacyl-CoA dehydrogenase family protein, producing MTISTVTIVGAGYMGGGIAQVLAIAGFDVTIADVSVETANASLERLQKEARDFEEQGLYSPGSADLVAKNISAGKPLAEAVAEVDFIEEAVFERLDVKRDVLATISQHARPDAIIGTNTSTIPVKELESAVQHPERFLTVHFSNPAPFIPGVELVAGASTTAEAVEAVKELLATSGNQGAQVADTPGMVLNRLQYALLKEATSVVEEGVATAEDVDTIVRTTFGFRLGFFGPFAIADQAGLDVYANCFVTFEDAFGERLATPQLLTDAVAGDRKGVKNGKGLLGDYDENASAELIAYRNKAYAKMSQLLAELGPAPKAAPQAD
- a CDS encoding four-carbon acid sugar kinase family protein; the protein is MPENADRRLLVLDDDPTGSQCVAHVDVAFDLDPEIPRGVLAEPGATCFVLTNTRALGEAEAVSLNRRILAGVLAGPGAPEGLHVVSRSDSTLRGHVIAEPTAIAEELAAHGHKVDAILLVPAMLEAGRFTEGDVHYAVVDGRALRVEDTDFARDATFGFAHSDLREFLEERSGGAVRAADVLSIGLEDIRTGGVDRVEEILAGARDRRWVVVNATEYSDMEVVAAAVARREADGRTLITRCGPSFVRPLAGQSGAQVVGPESISIPDGRLDHGLVVVGSHVGLTTTQLRAVQDRGTLVEVELDVPSLLDERREQHLEEVAACVREALQADDCVLYTSRDLVRTDDPAESLAIARSVSDAVVEVVRRVRAARPAWVVAKGGITSHEVAANGLGIRRARVAGQFWPGQVSMFSAQEAPEEVLGVPYVVFPGNVGGEQALADVVDRLTTAVAGR
- a CDS encoding GntP family permease, which encodes MEELVLADRPVWLLLSIAVVAITVLLVLIIKARLHAFFSLLIVAVATGLAAGIGVGDVIEVVIDGFSSTVGTVALLVGFGAVLGRLIEVTGGAQVLADKMLNTFGEARAPLALSVASLFYAFPIFLDAGFIVMLPVIYTVARRLGGSFMLYALPSIASFMMMHALLPPHPGPTAAATVMGADIGLVVLMGLLIGLPTWYFGGYLVARAISKRFPDTPVPALLGEPRDVPVDERPKFGAIVIVLLLPLVLIFFNTAFSTAEQSGAVSADNVFYQVSRLIGETPVALALSALLAMLVLYVIPRRRRGEETGGVLEELVDDALSPVCSIILITGAGGAFGAILTETGIGEEVANGLDAMGLPLIVAAYLVTMAMRIAQGSATVAATTGASIMAPAILGGDFNSIAVSAMVITIGAASIGWSHVNDSGFWLIGKFCGFDTATTFKTWSVVGTTISLVAFALSAVVFVLAA
- a CDS encoding Nramp family divalent metal transporter, whose protein sequence is MTTGQPEKLGLGELRFPEADPRLKKWSFGNLLAFTGPGMILASVTIGNGEVFSASRGGAVFGVAIIWTFVLCAIMKAAIVYSGARYITLTGEHPFQRWAQIIPGPRNWLALLLGVLAVACFPSWAVAYFKGLGQWSNWTFHTDIDPMIWGMIWGVIGFVTVFVRSFKIVENFQTVVVGLMIVFAFVAVFVSNPPWVEALHGLIPNIPSEYPAWVREGYPDVAARPIPLEIIAYLGALGGGSYDYIGYVGSLRAKRWGMLGTPNHAELEEKLNRLDTDQARIPLAEDAENVDNGRAWLRAVKLDVLASFVSVTILALTFIILGDIVLGTGAGQEVPADDNILTNQAAFFSVISPVLVYLYQLAIWAAFFGSLQALFSTIYPYTVREAFAPSFKFLREEKHWHRIRIAVATYTFVGATFLLFSGVSYTAVISFAGILGGVLSLGVWGFAQLWTEHKVLPKPYRMHVVLRVIVLISSIFLFAAGALALVQFFVNFLG